A stretch of the Agromyces larvae genome encodes the following:
- a CDS encoding OsmC family peroxiredoxin — protein sequence MAVTSESTTVWAGGLIDGSGTVALDSSGQGEFPVNWKARAEGAAATTTPEELLAAAHSSCFSMALSFALANAGHAPERIQTTAAVTFEAGKGVLGSHLLVSARVPGLSEAEFEAFADDAKANCPISQALAGIPITIEAELA from the coding sequence ATGGCCGTAACGAGTGAATCGACCACTGTCTGGGCCGGCGGCCTCATCGACGGCTCCGGCACCGTCGCGCTCGACTCGTCCGGGCAGGGCGAGTTCCCCGTGAACTGGAAGGCGCGTGCAGAGGGCGCGGCCGCCACGACCACCCCCGAAGAGCTGCTCGCCGCCGCGCACTCGTCGTGCTTCTCGATGGCGCTGTCGTTCGCGCTCGCGAACGCGGGTCACGCGCCCGAGCGCATCCAGACCACCGCGGCGGTCACGTTCGAGGCCGGCAAGGGCGTGCTCGGCAGCCACCTGCTCGTCAGCGCACGGGTTCCGGGTCTCAGCGAGGCCGAGTTCGAGGCGTTCGCCGACGACGCCAAGGCCAACTGCCCGATCTCCCAGGCGCTGGCCGGCATTCCGATCACGATCGAAGCCGAACTCGCCTGA
- the dapB gene encoding 4-hydroxy-tetrahydrodipicolinate reductase: MTIRVAVAGATGRMGRLALRLVEEADDLDLHAGLDSRSALTDLDGADVVLDVTHPAASEGIVRHAVAQGIPVVVGTSGWSADRITGIQAYRREFEAPGAVVFVPNFSVGSVLGTALAAYAARFFDSIEIVEAHHAGKVDSPSGTAVRTAEVIADARGDLPVVAPHADQRARGQLVAGIPVHSLRLAGLSAEQRVVLGGEGETLTIAHSTISPAAYEQGILLALRRAPDAEGVVVGLDALLGIAMPGADAP, encoded by the coding sequence GTGACGATTCGGGTCGCCGTGGCCGGTGCCACGGGCAGGATGGGCAGGCTGGCACTCCGACTGGTGGAGGAGGCCGACGACCTCGACCTCCACGCCGGACTCGACTCGCGGTCGGCGCTCACCGACCTCGACGGCGCCGACGTCGTCCTCGACGTCACGCACCCGGCCGCCAGCGAGGGCATCGTCCGGCACGCCGTCGCACAGGGCATCCCGGTGGTCGTCGGCACCTCGGGCTGGTCGGCCGACCGGATCACCGGCATCCAGGCCTACCGGCGCGAGTTCGAGGCGCCCGGCGCCGTCGTGTTCGTGCCGAACTTCTCGGTCGGCAGCGTGCTCGGCACCGCGCTCGCCGCGTACGCCGCGCGGTTCTTCGACTCCATCGAGATCGTCGAGGCGCACCACGCAGGCAAGGTCGACTCGCCCTCGGGCACGGCGGTGCGCACCGCCGAGGTGATCGCCGACGCGCGCGGCGACCTGCCGGTCGTGGCACCGCACGCCGACCAGCGCGCCCGCGGCCAGCTCGTGGCGGGCATCCCCGTGCACAGCCTGCGGCTGGCCGGTCTCTCGGCCGAGCAGCGGGTCGTGCTCGGGGGCGAGGGCGAGACGCTCACGATCGCCCACTCGACGATCTCGCCGGCCGCGTACGAGCAGGGCATCCTGCTCGCCCTGCGCCGCGCACCCGACGCCGAAGGCGTGGTGGTGGGACTCGACGCCCTGCTCGGCATCGCCATGCCCGGAGCCGACGCGCCGTGA
- a CDS encoding TIGR01777 family oxidoreductase, giving the protein MRVLVAGASGFIGTALVDRLRAEGHEVTRLVRRRAESADESSWSPASGIVDFTVMDRVDAVVNLSGASLARLPWTKRWRAEILSSRIDATRTLTDAMRKARTPPAVFVSASAVGYYGDRPGERLTEHSPAGTGFLAGVVERWERAAQLAPAETRTVRVRSGIVVGGGGAMQRIATLTAFGLGGRLGTGGQHWPRISLEDETRAIAHLLDSSLEGPVNLVGPTPATADRVITAMADRMHRPRAVNVPERLLEATLGVAADELLLASQKVRPERLLADGFAFEHATVEDAVDAMLSARRARG; this is encoded by the coding sequence GTGCGGGTGCTCGTCGCCGGGGCATCCGGCTTCATCGGCACTGCGCTGGTCGACCGGCTCCGCGCCGAGGGTCACGAGGTCACCCGGCTGGTGCGCCGTCGCGCCGAATCGGCCGACGAGTCGAGCTGGTCGCCGGCGTCGGGCATCGTCGACTTCACCGTGATGGACCGCGTCGACGCGGTCGTCAACCTCTCGGGCGCATCGCTCGCGCGACTGCCGTGGACGAAGCGCTGGCGCGCCGAGATCCTGTCGTCGCGCATCGACGCCACCCGCACGCTGACCGATGCGATGCGCAAGGCCCGCACGCCGCCCGCGGTGTTCGTGAGCGCGTCCGCGGTCGGCTACTACGGCGACCGGCCGGGCGAACGGCTCACCGAGCATTCCCCGGCCGGCACCGGATTCCTCGCCGGCGTGGTCGAGCGGTGGGAGCGGGCCGCGCAGCTCGCGCCCGCCGAGACCCGCACCGTGCGGGTGCGCAGCGGCATCGTCGTGGGCGGCGGCGGGGCGATGCAGCGCATCGCGACGCTCACCGCGTTCGGACTGGGCGGTCGGCTCGGCACCGGCGGGCAGCACTGGCCCCGGATCTCGCTCGAGGATGAGACGCGGGCGATCGCGCACCTGCTCGACTCGTCGCTCGAGGGCCCGGTGAACCTGGTCGGTCCGACGCCGGCGACGGCGGATCGCGTGATCACGGCCATGGCCGATCGGATGCATCGCCCGCGCGCGGTGAACGTGCCCGAACGGCTGCTCGAGGCGACGCTGGGCGTCGCGGCCGACGAGTTGCTGCTGGCGAGCCAGAAGGTGCGCCCCGAACGGTTGCTCGCCGACGGGTTCGCGTTCGAGCACGCGACCGTCGAGGACGCGGTCGACGCGATGCTCAGCGCTCGGCGCGCTCGAGGCTGA
- a CDS encoding MarR family winged helix-turn-helix transcriptional regulator has protein sequence MTDQAVDAIELEAMLFARHLSAMPGRSRRRGGVLDQSAYTLLSLLEAAGPLSIPDLVAITGLDTSTLNRQTGAIVRDGRAERIADPDGGLARKFRLTRSGRAALDEERTASRANLAALTAEWTDGERTAFADLLGRLNRTIETRSGRSWPRADD, from the coding sequence GTGACGGATCAGGCGGTCGATGCCATCGAACTCGAGGCGATGCTGTTCGCGCGCCACCTGTCGGCGATGCCCGGGCGCTCGCGGCGTCGCGGCGGCGTGCTCGACCAGAGCGCCTATACGCTGCTCAGCCTCCTCGAGGCGGCCGGCCCGCTCAGCATCCCCGACCTCGTCGCCATCACCGGACTCGACACCTCGACGCTCAACCGTCAGACCGGTGCCATCGTGCGCGACGGACGGGCCGAGCGCATCGCCGACCCCGACGGCGGTCTCGCCCGAAAGTTCCGGCTGACGCGATCCGGGCGGGCAGCGCTCGACGAGGAACGCACCGCGAGCCGGGCCAACCTCGCCGCGCTCACCGCCGAATGGACGGACGGCGAGCGCACCGCGTTCGCCGACCTGCTCGGCCGCCTGAACCGGACCATCGAAACCCGGTCGGGGCGTTCCTGGCCGCGCGCCGACGACTGA